One Tolypothrix bouteillei VB521301 DNA window includes the following coding sequences:
- a CDS encoding DUF3727 domain-containing protein, giving the protein MFSSPFSEEDNVHAGSITLTDEKGRTLDCYIEHSLEVDGQEYVLLLPVDSPVEIFSWEGDDEEEEAILVEDEARIDEIFATAQVVLAEQNLALKNTAYALTVSGELPPVEESELFTLEIEDEGTDLEPEQLQLLANFYHEEQEYAIYTPLDPLLFFARIAKNGNPELLSPEEFRKVQPLLEEHLFNEVE; this is encoded by the coding sequence ATGTTTTCCTCGCCATTTTCTGAAGAAGATAATGTTCATGCCGGTTCCATCACTCTCACCGACGAAAAAGGAAGAACCCTTGATTGTTATATCGAGCACTCCTTAGAAGTAGATGGGCAAGAATATGTCTTGCTTCTTCCTGTTGACTCACCAGTAGAAATTTTTTCTTGGGAAGGCGACGATGAGGAAGAGGAAGCTATTCTGGTTGAAGATGAAGCTAGAATTGACGAAATTTTTGCAACAGCTCAGGTTGTTCTTGCAGAACAAAACCTGGCATTAAAAAATACTGCGTATGCTTTAACTGTTTCTGGTGAATTGCCTCCTGTTGAGGAGTCAGAACTCTTCACTTTGGAAATTGAAGATGAAGGAACCGATCTAGAACCAGAGCAGTTGCAACTTCTTGCTAATTTCTATCATGAAGAGCAAGAATATGCTATTTACACACCCCTAGACCCCTTGCTGTTTTTTGCACGCATAGCAAAAAATGGTAACCCCGAGTTATTGTCTCCAGAAGAGTTCCGCAAAGTTCAGCCTTTGTTAGAAGAACACTTGTTTAATGAAGTTGAATGA
- the ruvX gene encoding Holliday junction resolvase RuvX yields MGDLGTQGNNLKSSTPQKYVSALGLDVGSKRIGVAGCDRTGLIATGLVTVERTSFEKDVEKLRQITSDREVQVLVVGLPYSMDGSLGFQARQIQKFAKRLAKALNLPVEYIDERLTSFQAEQMLLSENRSPSRHKGLIDRKAAALILQQWLDARRSMSKDKEAAVD; encoded by the coding sequence GTGGGGGATTTGGGGACACAGGGAAATAACCTCAAGTCTTCCACTCCCCAAAAGTACGTATCCGCACTAGGATTAGACGTGGGTAGCAAGCGAATTGGTGTAGCAGGATGCGATCGCACGGGATTAATTGCCACTGGTTTAGTCACAGTTGAGCGGACTTCCTTTGAGAAAGACGTGGAAAAGCTCCGCCAAATTACAAGCGATCGCGAAGTACAAGTTTTGGTTGTAGGATTGCCCTATTCAATGGATGGATCTTTGGGCTTTCAGGCACGTCAAATACAAAAATTTGCAAAAAGACTTGCCAAAGCGCTCAACCTTCCTGTGGAATATATAGATGAAAGGCTGACATCCTTTCAAGCAGAGCAAATGCTGCTCTCAGAAAATCGCTCGCCTTCCCGTCATAAAGGCTTGATTGACCGTAAAGCAGCAGCTCTTATCTTGCAACAATGGCTTGATGCAAGGCGATCCATGTCCAAAGATAAGGAGGCTGCTGTTGATTGA
- a CDS encoding GNAT family N-acetyltransferase encodes MAARMKMTSLLPRNLSVIIRPVQHRDLDGIDRLTQESFAAQTPKGSGDAMRQMQSLRRWYGLLKFLSWFPNPLQYGLCAYVAEQGRTLLGMIQVSPFNRTHSTWRVERVVLERATDKQGIGSQLLRHCFESILEARTWILEVNVNDKDALALYRRNGFQRLAEMTYWEIEPELLQELAQAEPDLPNLLPVSNADAQLLYQLDTASMPPIVRQVFDRNADDFKTSLSGALTEAVKQWLTKTEVVSGYVFEPQRKAAIGYFQVRLDRKGQQPHVGTLTVNPAYTWLYPELLSQLARIAQDFPPQSLQLTSADYHPEREEYLERIGATRTEHTLMMSRSVWHKQRESKFVSLEGIQLPEMLQGLQPAHKPIPGGMSWTPPKQKRQPAPERVQPNPPQDNVAFSCNNSMETSCQPETTDSSQQE; translated from the coding sequence ATGGCGGCTCGAATGAAAATGACTTCATTGCTTCCTCGAAATCTCAGCGTTATTATCCGTCCCGTCCAGCATCGGGATCTGGATGGTATAGACCGCCTAACTCAAGAGTCATTCGCAGCCCAAACTCCGAAAGGATCTGGTGATGCTATGCGGCAAATGCAATCGCTGCGCCGTTGGTATGGGTTATTGAAGTTTTTGAGTTGGTTTCCCAATCCCCTACAGTACGGTCTTTGTGCTTATGTCGCAGAACAGGGACGCACGCTGTTGGGCATGATCCAAGTATCTCCGTTTAACCGTACACACAGCACGTGGCGGGTAGAACGCGTGGTTTTGGAGCGTGCGACTGATAAGCAAGGGATAGGTTCACAACTTCTGCGCCATTGCTTTGAGTCAATCTTAGAGGCTCGCACTTGGATATTAGAAGTTAACGTCAACGATAAGGACGCTTTGGCGCTTTATCGGCGAAACGGATTTCAACGTCTAGCAGAAATGACTTACTGGGAAATTGAACCAGAGTTGCTTCAAGAACTAGCACAAGCAGAACCAGACTTACCTAATCTCTTACCTGTCAGTAATGCCGATGCACAACTGCTGTATCAATTAGATACGGCATCCATGCCACCCATTGTCCGACAGGTCTTCGATCGCAATGCCGATGATTTTAAAACAAGTTTGTCGGGTGCTTTGACAGAAGCAGTGAAGCAATGGCTGACTAAAACAGAAGTGGTGAGTGGCTACGTATTTGAACCCCAGCGCAAAGCAGCTATAGGTTACTTTCAAGTACGGCTCGATCGCAAAGGTCAGCAGCCCCACGTAGGAACTCTAACCGTAAACCCAGCTTATACCTGGTTGTACCCAGAACTGCTGTCTCAACTAGCGCGAATAGCTCAGGATTTTCCCCCTCAATCTTTACAGTTGACCTCAGCAGACTACCATCCAGAAAGGGAAGAATATCTCGAACGAATTGGGGCGACGCGCACAGAGCACACTCTAATGATGTCTCGTTCGGTATGGCACAAGCAACGGGAATCTAAGTTTGTGTCCTTGGAGGGAATTCAATTACCGGAAATGCTGCAAGGTTTGCAACCAGCACACAAACCAATACCGGGTGGTATGTCTTGGACGCCACCAAAGCAAAAAAGGCAACCAGCACCAGAGAGAGTACAACCCAATCCCCCTCAAGACAATGTCGCTTTTTCATGCAACAACAGCATGGAAACTTCTTGTCAGCCAGAAACCACAGATTCTTCACAGCAGGAGTAG
- a CDS encoding sensor histidine kinase: protein MPSTKEYVTSVADLSLKKMSIHNFSKETISQQVKSGIAIRGVKLQASYSKLALSQRIVMPFLLVFFSIMVLAVINFAYWFSSSLEQQITSHLETTTLAVLQAIHKEKQFLHSWTRLIAEREDVRTAIKQSDTQALLKILVSQKTTLKLDLLKVVNQNGVTLLNLKQPALDESFLEDRKSISLALSGLYPSDVVHVSQQQGQIKSVLVGLSPIRDGEEIIGAIELGTVIKPELFQHTDPIKGEHVVAFNVRQSSLSGKANLLCVYASTIPAVCKTQWQPPGVTDAPQRFIIAGEDYLAKSVAIADLSNASLTVTVLKSLSPLNKTLQFLWLRLWSFFILGALITIFVGKSIARRIADPLVVVTQVAQKVTKESNFELQAPVTSQDEVGILAVSLNSLIRKVAEYTQQLEQARLTLEKRVQERTQQLLQKNQELNLAYDQLTEALNELQQTQAQLIQKEKMSSLGNMVAGVAHEINNPINFIYGNIAYTKDYTEELLRLLLLYQQEYPQPTPAIQNLLEEIDFNFITEDLTKLMSSMKIGAQRIRDIILSLRNFSRLDESEMKFVDIHEGIESTLLLVNHQFRDEIKVIKKYGDLPSIECYPAQLNQVFINILNNAIDALKELFVINDSLLVEKGQRRNRQIEICTENVTINDVVEGICIKIKDNGSGIEPKLQNKIFDPFFTTKEVGKGSGLGLWISYQIIQKHKGKIEVDSALGKGTTFIITLPLVQTRNS, encoded by the coding sequence GTGCCGTCAACCAAAGAATATGTCACAAGTGTTGCTGATTTATCTTTAAAAAAAATGTCAATACACAACTTCTCTAAAGAAACCATCAGCCAACAAGTTAAATCAGGAATTGCGATCCGAGGTGTAAAGTTGCAAGCTAGCTATTCAAAACTAGCTTTAAGCCAGAGAATAGTTATGCCATTTCTTCTGGTATTTTTCAGTATTATGGTGCTTGCGGTTATTAACTTTGCTTACTGGTTCAGCAGTAGTTTGGAGCAGCAGATAACGAGCCATCTTGAGACTACGACTTTAGCAGTTTTGCAAGCCATACACAAAGAAAAACAATTTTTACATTCTTGGACACGGCTGATAGCTGAACGAGAAGATGTTCGTACCGCAATTAAGCAATCCGATACACAAGCACTTCTAAAGATATTAGTGTCACAAAAAACAACTTTAAAATTAGATTTACTGAAAGTCGTTAATCAAAATGGTGTAACTCTATTAAATTTGAAACAGCCAGCATTAGATGAGTCATTTTTAGAAGATCGAAAAAGTATTTCCCTCGCACTGAGTGGCTTATATCCTTCTGATGTCGTTCATGTTTCTCAGCAACAAGGTCAGATAAAATCGGTATTAGTTGGGTTATCACCTATTCGAGACGGAGAAGAAATTATTGGTGCTATCGAACTGGGTACTGTTATCAAGCCAGAATTATTTCAACACACAGATCCCATTAAAGGAGAACACGTAGTTGCTTTTAATGTGCGTCAATCATCATTATCCGGTAAAGCAAATCTCCTGTGTGTTTACGCCTCCACAATACCAGCTGTTTGTAAAACTCAGTGGCAGCCTCCCGGAGTTACCGATGCACCTCAACGTTTTATAATTGCGGGAGAAGATTACTTAGCAAAAAGTGTTGCGATCGCGGACTTGAGTAATGCGTCTTTAACAGTTACAGTCTTAAAATCCCTTTCTCCCTTAAACAAGACTCTCCAGTTTTTATGGTTGAGGCTGTGGAGTTTTTTTATACTGGGTGCGTTAATAACCATTTTTGTAGGTAAAAGCATTGCGCGAAGAATTGCCGATCCCTTAGTAGTTGTTACTCAAGTTGCACAAAAAGTCACAAAAGAATCCAACTTTGAGCTACAAGCCCCCGTCACCAGTCAAGACGAAGTAGGAATACTAGCGGTTTCTCTCAACAGCCTGATTCGTAAAGTAGCTGAATACACTCAACAATTAGAACAAGCAAGATTAACCTTAGAAAAACGGGTGCAGGAACGGACTCAACAACTTTTACAGAAAAATCAGGAATTAAATTTAGCTTACGATCAACTGACTGAAGCATTAAACGAATTGCAGCAAACTCAAGCACAATTAATTCAAAAAGAAAAAATGTCTTCCCTTGGCAATATGGTAGCGGGTGTTGCCCATGAAATCAACAATCCCATCAACTTTATTTATGGTAATATAGCCTACACTAAAGATTATACAGAAGAATTACTCAGATTACTATTGCTGTATCAACAAGAGTATCCCCAGCCAACTCCAGCAATTCAAAATCTTTTAGAAGAAATTGATTTTAATTTTATCACCGAGGACTTAACCAAACTGATGTCTTCGATGAAAATAGGTGCTCAACGCATTCGCGATATTATTTTATCATTAAGAAATTTCTCACGTTTAGATGAATCAGAAATGAAATTTGTGGATATTCATGAAGGAATTGAAAGCACTTTATTGTTAGTCAATCACCAATTTAGAGATGAAATTAAAGTTATTAAAAAATATGGTGATTTACCATCGATTGAATGTTATCCTGCACAACTCAATCAAGTTTTTATAAATATTTTAAACAATGCTATAGATGCCTTAAAAGAGTTATTCGTTATTAATGATTCGCTACTTGTAGAGAAAGGACAAAGGAGAAACCGTCAAATTGAAATTTGTACTGAAAACGTGACTATAAATGACGTTGTTGAAGGAATTTGTATCAAAATCAAAGATAATGGTTCTGGAATAGAACCAAAATTACAAAATAAAATTTTCGATCCTTTTTTTACAACGAAAGAAGTTGGTAAAGGGAGTGGATTGGGATTGTGGATTTCCTATCAAATTATTCAGAAGCACAAAGGTAAAATAGAAGTTGATTCTGCCTTGGGTAAAGGAACAACGTTTATTATTACTTTGCCGCTGGTACAAACTAGGAATAGCTAA
- a CDS encoding B12-binding domain-containing radical SAM protein: MRILLVYPVFPKTFWSYEKILELVNRKVLLPPLGLVTVAAILPQEWEFKLVDRNIRPVTEEEWAWADVCIFSAMIVQKQDLLEQIREAKRRGKLVAVGGPYPTSVPHEVQGVGADFLILDEGEVTLPMFVGAIKRGDTSGIFRATEKPDVTTTPIPRFDLLEFDAYDMMSVQFSRGCPFQCEFCDIIVLYGRKPRTKTPAQLLSELDYLYKLGWRRGIFMVDDNFIGNKRNVKLLLKELKLWMAKHNYPFRFDTEASIDLAQDPELMELMVECGFAAVFLGIETPDEDSLQLTKKFQNTRNSLTEAVHTIIKAGLRPMAGFIIGFDGEKAGAGNRIVRFAEQAAIPSTTFAMLQALPNTALWHRLSREGRLRDNKDGNINQTTLMNFIPTRPLEDIAREYIDAFCTLYEPMQYLDRTYRCFLMMGKPTWTSPFKMPEWVVVKALLLVIWRQGIKRETRWKFWHHLFSIIKRNPRVAEHYLATCAHNEHFLEYRQIVREQIESQLAEYLAQGAEKPYETVNELVANC, from the coding sequence ATGCGAATTTTACTGGTTTATCCTGTTTTTCCCAAAACATTTTGGTCATATGAAAAAATTTTAGAGTTAGTTAATCGTAAGGTTTTGCTACCACCTTTGGGTTTAGTGACAGTAGCGGCAATATTACCCCAAGAATGGGAATTCAAGTTAGTTGACCGTAATATTCGCCCAGTTACAGAGGAAGAATGGGCATGGGCAGATGTGTGTATTTTTAGCGCTATGATTGTTCAAAAACAAGATTTACTCGAACAAATTCGAGAAGCAAAGCGGCGCGGTAAATTAGTTGCTGTGGGAGGTCCTTACCCAACTTCAGTTCCTCATGAAGTTCAGGGAGTGGGTGCTGATTTTCTTATTCTAGATGAAGGAGAAGTTACCCTACCGATGTTTGTCGGGGCAATCAAACGAGGTGACACTTCTGGTATTTTTCGCGCTACAGAAAAACCAGACGTGACAACAACCCCCATACCCCGGTTTGATTTGCTAGAGTTCGACGCCTACGACATGATGTCAGTCCAATTCTCAAGGGGCTGTCCTTTTCAATGTGAATTTTGCGACATTATTGTTCTCTACGGGCGCAAGCCACGTACCAAAACTCCAGCACAGCTATTGTCAGAGTTGGATTACCTCTACAAGTTAGGTTGGCGGCGCGGTATTTTTATGGTGGATGACAACTTTATCGGTAACAAGCGCAACGTGAAGCTGTTGCTGAAAGAGTTAAAGCTTTGGATGGCAAAGCACAACTATCCATTCCGGTTTGATACCGAAGCTTCTATCGACCTAGCACAAGATCCAGAATTAATGGAGTTGATGGTTGAGTGCGGTTTTGCTGCTGTATTTTTGGGCATTGAAACACCAGATGAGGACAGTTTGCAACTCACGAAAAAGTTTCAAAATACCCGCAATTCCTTAACTGAAGCGGTTCACACCATCATCAAAGCAGGTTTGCGCCCAATGGCTGGCTTTATCATTGGGTTCGATGGAGAAAAAGCAGGTGCAGGGAATCGTATTGTCCGCTTTGCCGAACAAGCAGCAATTCCCTCTACAACTTTTGCCATGCTACAAGCACTTCCAAATACAGCCCTTTGGCATCGCCTGAGTCGGGAAGGAAGATTGCGAGATAACAAAGATGGCAATATTAACCAGACGACTTTAATGAACTTTATTCCCACTCGTCCTTTAGAAGATATTGCTAGAGAATATATAGATGCTTTCTGTACTTTGTACGAGCCCATGCAGTACTTAGATCGCACTTATCGTTGTTTTCTCATGATGGGCAAGCCAACATGGACTTCTCCTTTTAAAATGCCAGAGTGGGTGGTTGTGAAAGCGCTATTGCTTGTTATCTGGAGACAGGGAATCAAACGTGAAACCAGATGGAAATTCTGGCATCACTTGTTTAGCATCATCAAGCGGAATCCCAGAGTAGCAGAACATTATCTTGCCACCTGCGCTCACAACGAGCATTTCTTGGAATACCGTCAAATTGTACGCGAGCAAATAGAATCTCAGCTTGCTGAGTATTTAGCACAAGGTGCTGAGAAACCTTATGAGACCGTGAATGAGTTAGTGGCTAATTGCTAA
- a CDS encoding protein kinase domain-containing protein, with protein MLKLSDYEILEKIHISSNTVIYKGYIIHNKKPVIIKTYNYQQPSLEEVNLLKHEYQITKDLNIEGIIKPYNLESYNNELALVLEYYEGQSIDRLIEQQKLELKEFLEIAIQLAQTLSELHANQIIHRDIKSSNILLNVETKQAKIIDFAIATRWSPENTNISSTNSLEGTLAYMSPEQTGRMNRQIDFRSDYYSLGVTFYEMLSGQLPFAATDPMELIHCHIAKKPVPPHELNSEIPEMVSEIIVKLLAKNPEDRYQSALGLKHDLEFCLNQLTTTGKVSHFTIGKQDLLSEQYTHQKLYNDELELNPTSARLPVTKTTKLTATEVIDAFDFSTVMKFSCAISEEIYLDKLLDKLMHILIENVGAQRGLLVLQRSGKLVLAAEGSLESEKSVLVPFIPIQENLDLPISIIKYVAQNQEILVFDNANQEHLCKNDPYIIKHQTQSILCLPIIYKNHLTGLLYLENTITQGAFTRDRLKVLSLLCTQVSISIENANLYSNLQSHSQELEEKNQALQESEAREREKARQLEATLQQLQNTQLQLIQNEKLCSLGQMVAGIAHEINNPVTFITANLSHASNYTKDLLHLINLYQFYYPKPVDEIKDEIEAMDLAFLQEDLPKMLKSLKVGADRIKEIIRNLRNFSRQDSTELTLQDIHEGIDTNLMILQHRLKAQPHRPAIEVIRDYSDLPMVQCYAGLLNQVFMNLLANAIDAVEDSFVIRHSSCLRDDEQMIHNTGLIHIRTEISDSDRVTIRIADNGSGMPEEVRCKLFSPFFTTKPIGKGTGIGLSISRQIIEEKHKGQLSCISSPGQGAEFIIEIPLRQQYEETQVNEMVF; from the coding sequence ATGCTCAAGTTGAGTGATTACGAAATTCTAGAGAAAATTCACATCAGTAGTAATACTGTTATTTATAAAGGATATATTATACATAACAAGAAACCAGTTATTATTAAAACTTATAACTATCAACAGCCCTCCTTAGAAGAAGTTAATCTATTGAAACATGAATATCAAATAACTAAAGATTTAAATATAGAAGGAATTATTAAGCCGTATAATTTAGAAAGCTATAATAATGAGCTAGCTCTAGTACTGGAATATTATGAAGGGCAATCGATAGACCGACTCATTGAACAGCAAAAGCTTGAATTAAAAGAATTCTTAGAAATAGCAATTCAATTAGCACAAACTTTATCAGAGTTGCATGCCAATCAAATTATTCATAGAGACATAAAAAGTTCAAATATTCTTCTAAATGTAGAAACTAAGCAAGCAAAGATTATAGATTTTGCGATCGCAACACGTTGGTCTCCAGAAAATACAAATATCAGCAGTACAAACAGCCTTGAAGGGACTCTTGCCTATATGTCCCCAGAACAGACAGGTAGAATGAATCGTCAGATTGATTTTAGGTCTGACTATTACTCATTAGGTGTCACCTTCTATGAAATGCTGAGCGGTCAGTTACCATTTGCAGCAACAGACCCAATGGAACTCATTCACTGTCACATTGCGAAAAAACCAGTTCCACCCCATGAGCTAAACTCAGAAATCCCAGAAATGGTTTCTGAGATTATTGTAAAATTACTAGCAAAAAACCCAGAGGATAGATACCAAAGCGCTTTGGGGTTAAAACACGACTTAGAATTTTGTTTAAATCAACTGACAACTACAGGTAAAGTTTCCCATTTCACTATAGGGAAACAAGACTTATTGAGCGAACAATACACCCATCAAAAACTCTATAACGACGAATTAGAGTTAAACCCTACTTCCGCTCGCCTTCCAGTTACGAAAACAACAAAATTAACAGCTACGGAAGTCATAGATGCTTTCGATTTTTCAACAGTCATGAAATTTTCTTGCGCTATCTCAGAAGAAATTTATCTGGATAAGTTGCTAGATAAGTTAATGCATATTCTTATTGAAAATGTAGGAGCACAAAGAGGGTTACTAGTTTTACAAAGATCGGGGAAATTAGTTTTAGCAGCTGAAGGTTCTCTAGAATCCGAGAAATCCGTTTTAGTTCCTTTTATACCTATACAAGAGAACCTCGATCTACCTATATCTATTATTAAATATGTTGCTCAAAATCAAGAAATTTTAGTATTTGATAATGCAAATCAAGAACATTTATGTAAGAACGATCCCTATATTATCAAGCATCAAACCCAGTCAATTCTTTGTTTGCCAATTATCTATAAAAATCATTTAACAGGATTGTTATATCTAGAAAATACCATAACTCAGGGTGCTTTTACACGCGATCGCCTTAAAGTTCTATCACTGCTGTGTACGCAAGTTTCTATCTCAATTGAAAATGCCAATCTTTACAGCAATTTGCAGAGCCATTCCCAAGAACTAGAGGAAAAAAATCAGGCTCTACAGGAATCTGAAGCGAGAGAAAGAGAAAAGGCAAGACAGCTAGAAGCAACATTACAGCAACTACAAAATACACAGCTACAACTTATACAAAATGAAAAGTTGTGTAGTTTGGGACAAATGGTAGCAGGTATTGCTCACGAAATTAATAATCCAGTCACCTTTATAACTGCCAATCTCTCTCATGCAAGTAACTATACTAAAGACTTGCTCCATCTTATCAACTTGTACCAGTTCTACTATCCCAAACCAGTTGATGAAATTAAAGACGAGATAGAAGCAATGGACTTGGCTTTTCTTCAAGAAGATTTGCCAAAAATGCTGAAATCATTAAAAGTAGGAGCAGACCGGATTAAAGAAATTATCCGCAATTTGCGAAATTTTTCCAGACAGGATTCAACCGAACTGACGCTGCAAGATATTCATGAAGGAATCGATACAAATTTGATGATTCTACAACACCGTTTGAAAGCCCAACCTCACAGACCTGCCATTGAAGTGATTAGAGATTACAGTGATTTACCAATGGTACAGTGTTATGCCGGGTTGCTCAACCAAGTGTTTATGAATCTTCTGGCTAATGCGATTGATGCTGTTGAAGACTCATTTGTCATTCGTCATTCGTCATGTCTACGAGACGATGAACAAATGATACATAACACGGGACTGATTCATATTCGCACAGAAATATCAGATAGCGATCGCGTGACAATTCGGATTGCAGATAATGGTTCTGGGATGCCAGAAGAGGTGAGATGCAAGCTGTTTAGCCCGTTCTTCACCACAAAACCAATAGGTAAAGGAACAGGTATTGGGTTATCAATCAGCCGTCAGATTATTGAAGAAAAGCACAAAGGACAGTTGAGTTGTATTTCATCACCCGGTCAAGGTGCAGAATTTATCATAGAAATTCCCCTCAGACAACAATACGAAGAAACACAAGTGAATGAAATGGTATTTTAG
- a CDS encoding RNA-guided endonuclease InsQ/TnpB family protein: MIVLEFKAKGKTTQYTAIDEAIRTAQFVRNKSIRFWMDNRGVGQKQMYRLSKSLRSEFPFVKALNSSACQASIERAYSSIARFYDNCKKSVPGKKGYPKFKKNSRSVEYKTSGWSLSETRKQITFTDKKGIGTLKLKGTWDLNFYQLEQVKRVRLVRRADGYYVQFLISVDNKLETQPTGKTIGLDVGLKEFYTDSNGHSEPNPRFYRTGEKRLKFRQKRVSRKKKGSANRKKAINKLGRVHLKISRQREEHAKRLARCVIQSHDLVSYEDLRIKNLVKNHCLAKSINDAGWYKFRKWLEYFGVKFGRITVAVNPAYTSQECFSCGAIVKKSLSTRTHVCECGFVIDRDSNAAINILKLALSTVGHTGTWIYYPNASGDSTSTHTGEILYQQVGSVIEESSPL; the protein is encoded by the coding sequence ATGATTGTTTTAGAATTCAAAGCCAAAGGGAAAACGACTCAATATACTGCCATTGATGAGGCGATTAGGACTGCTCAATTTGTTCGCAATAAGAGTATCCGTTTTTGGATGGATAATCGAGGCGTGGGACAAAAACAAATGTATCGCCTTAGTAAGTCATTGAGAAGCGAATTCCCGTTTGTAAAAGCTTTGAATTCTAGTGCTTGCCAAGCTTCTATTGAACGGGCTTATAGTTCTATTGCTCGTTTTTACGACAACTGCAAAAAGTCTGTTCCGGGTAAAAAGGGATATCCAAAGTTCAAGAAAAATTCTCGCTCAGTGGAGTATAAAACCTCTGGGTGGTCACTTTCCGAGACCAGGAAACAAATAACCTTCACCGACAAAAAAGGTATTGGTACGCTCAAGCTGAAAGGAACATGGGATTTAAACTTCTACCAATTAGAACAGGTAAAACGAGTTAGATTAGTTCGTCGTGCTGATGGGTATTATGTTCAATTTCTGATTAGTGTAGACAACAAATTAGAAACACAACCCACAGGGAAAACCATTGGTTTGGATGTAGGACTTAAAGAATTCTATACCGACAGCAATGGACATAGTGAACCTAACCCAAGGTTTTATCGCACAGGAGAGAAACGTCTAAAATTTAGACAAAAGCGCGTTTCTCGTAAAAAGAAAGGCTCTGCCAACCGTAAGAAAGCTATTAATAAATTAGGGCGAGTACACCTCAAAATAAGTAGGCAACGTGAAGAACACGCCAAGAGACTGGCGCGTTGCGTAATCCAATCTCACGACTTGGTATCCTATGAAGATTTGAGGATTAAAAATTTAGTGAAAAATCACTGTCTCGCTAAATCTATTAATGATGCTGGTTGGTATAAATTCAGAAAATGGTTGGAGTATTTTGGGGTGAAGTTTGGCAGGATAACTGTTGCGGTTAACCCCGCCTACACTTCTCAAGAATGCTTCAGTTGTGGCGCAATAGTCAAAAAATCTCTATCTACAAGAACCCATGTTTGCGAATGCGGCTTTGTAATAGATAGAGACTCGAATGCCGCTATCAATATTCTGAAATTAGCCTTGAGTACCGTAGGGCATACGGGAACTTGGATCTACTATCCGAACGCTTCAGGAGATTCGACCTCTACTCATACTGGAGAAATCCTGTATCAGCAAGTTGGGTCTGTGATTGAAGAATCTTCGCCCTTATAG
- a CDS encoding DnaJ C-terminal domain-containing protein, whose amino-acid sequence MSKIELKITPQEAVRVTDKLVEFSRQKRCQWCRGHGKERDSEAMCLNCLGQGYHYELDSLKVQIPAGVSDNTRLRIKGAGNTDSQGDSGDLFIILKIQ is encoded by the coding sequence GTGTCAAAAATTGAGCTAAAGATAACACCACAAGAAGCTGTTCGGGTTACCGACAAGCTAGTGGAGTTCTCCCGACAGAAACGCTGTCAATGGTGTAGGGGTCATGGCAAAGAACGAGATAGCGAGGCAATGTGTTTGAATTGCTTGGGCCAAGGTTACCACTATGAATTAGACTCTTTAAAGGTTCAAATTCCGGCTGGTGTGAGTGATAATACCCGATTGCGTATCAAAGGAGCAGGGAACACCGACAGCCAAGGTGACTCAGGCGATTTATTCATCATCCTAAAAATCCAATAA